The sequence below is a genomic window from Mytilus edulis chromosome 2, xbMytEdul2.2, whole genome shotgun sequence.
GCGACTCTCATATACAGTCGTCAGATTGGGACATGTATCTGAAATGTATTTTGCAATCTTTCTAATGTTTTGTCTATTGTCCGCAAATTATAAAAGATAGACACAAACTttgaataactaaaaaaaaaaaaaaaaaatatttaacattgttgAAATCTTCAGTCGACTCTTTATCAGAGTCATTACCCTATACTGACGagtttatccattttttgttgcCCTTTAGgttgtattttgtaaatacagctgtttcacaaaccatgCCTCTGAGCTGTTTTGCATTGGTAAGCGCATCGGACTACAAACACAAAGTTTCCTGGTTCgatcagggactgaattttcggctgtCCTTTTACACTATTTGTGAGTATGGATCTTGAGATCGATGATTGTCCGTCGGAAAGGAACAATAAATGGCTGACCATTGTTAAGaaagagagcaatatctcttgcacgtaaaaaatctttttgattttgaaaaagagcaggctaatgtcactacaaggcagcactagCACCGGCAAAGAGGAAAAGGATTTATattgtaataacttgtttttcTAATCCACTATAGATAatcatatttaaacaaataagctcattatagataccaggaatgaaattttatatttacgccagacgcgcgtttcgtgtacataagactcatcagtgacgctcatattaaaatatttataaagccaaaaaagtacaaagttgaagagcattgaggatccaaaattccaaaaagttgtgccagatACGGCTAAGGTAAAAACCATGCCTCTTTGGGTTTCATCTCATAAAGACAATAGTTGGGAACGTTACAATATAAATGCAAATGTTAGGCGGTGGAATTGATTTCTGAGAAATACCTAAAGGGAAGTAAGGGGCATTGCAAAATTTTAGTATAACTTCTTAAAACTTGGGTCATATAAATATTAAAGGTATGCCGCGCAGCATTATGTTAAGACCTTTGAATATAAAGTTGTCCAAACCAACTCCCCATTTtaggatatatttttttacaagttCATAGTGAAAGTGGCAAAAATTAGGCCGTAAAAGGAGTTTCTAGGGAACATtgaattgtctatatttacagaagaaagtaaaatctcaaaaatactgaactccgtggaaaatcaaaacggaaagtccctaatcaaatggcaaaattaaatgacaaaacaaatcaaacgaatggacaataactgtcatattcctgacttcgtacaggcattttttcaaatgaagaaaatggttgattgaacctggttttgtagcgttaaacctctcaacaagatttacaaataagtcgaaGGTGCCCGAAATATTCAGTCAACTCTTTATTGAAGTTATTGcccccattttttttatatatatatatgacaatttctatcatttgcaatttttgcctattattttcaaaacgataatatacacatggaaaaaagtattgcaacaccaaattgaaattgaaattaaaaaaaccctctttatttttttgtaatataatttgataaaatagaaCTAGtataacattatttaaatatcacctgagtttaatcaataaatatcgactcgataagttttgaTCTGCaaatgcagctactgtacccgtaaacagcaaaacagatgtgtttatcctcattgttttcaacactttaaataacaaaGATTTGAAGTTATGTGATtaacaccttgtaatgggtccttgacaactcttaactgcagcaagatggtagattatcagcataagaggAGCAGGGATGTtgctgtaacaactgcacgtattgttggtcatcaccattccgctataagtcgttttgagaataaaaatcagaaaataaacactgttaaagaccttccgagataataaagaccccctataccatttgctagagaaaatcaagcataatgaaggttggtcagaaggaaacccattgcatacaagacaatccttaaaagagagtggtggccatacaggagccttttaacaagaactgttcgagatcaactcatcgctactggttgtcgtgcgataagaccatttcggagacctttactgacgaacagacacacagttttccgtatccaatgctcgccaaagttggaaattagcatcgtggaggtagatccaatgttcaaatgaatTTGGTTCaacttccttggcccgatcgtagcctggctttgaaccatatcgagcatatatggcaCACTATTggcggaaagtgcgcgaaaggacacccagttcaaacacatcatgaaataaacatcCAAAATGGTTGCTGCTACATTAGAAACAAATTAGGCGATTTATGACTCATTTATGGCAGGAagcagaagacgttaagatgcggttatccgtttgaatggaggctgcacacaaagtactaattctttggcgtataacgatcaaccataaTGTGAACAGTAatatgaagattaattttgaaatgtctgacattgaaAAGTTCGAccacagtaaaagttgtaaaatgcattttttgtacaaaaaacacttcattttgttattaaaattgtggttctaaaatcatattttttttaaattttttgttcgtttcgatgccaatgttatcataaactatgtttcaatattattatacacacattttattatatttcatccataaaaagaggctgattttttcaagtttttaaaaatcaaggtgttgcaatacttttttccatgtgtatagataaATAGGCACTTCAAAAAGGAAAAATACCAGCAAGATACGAATTACTAATATGTCAACATGACTGACTTATGAGTCAACTCTTAATTAAGTAATTCCCATATaatgttgattttatttaaaagacGTCTATGTTGAGGatgcaggtgagcgacacaggctattAAGCTCTATTTCATTCTATGAATTTTAttagaaaatgaaatatatgaatAATTTCCTTAGAAAAATGAAAGCCAGACATAATCCAACATTTCTTGACTCTTTTTTCTCTGGAATTAGTCatggttctaaattttttatctaaatttttaaatGGACCAGCTCAAATAGGAAAGAAAGACCGGGGCACATTGCCACTCATGCAACTAGTTGGTAACGTTTGATTGTGTCAGTTTTCATGGACTTCCCCTTCATTGAGTTTCCTTTGGAGCTCGATACATGGACTTCCCCTTCATTGAGTTTACTTTGTCAGTGTTCATGGACTTCCCCTTCATTGAGTTTACTTTGTCAGTGTTCATGGACTTTCCCTTCATTGAGTTTACTTTGTCAGTGTTCATGGACTTCCCCTTCATTGAGTTTACTTTGTCAGTGTTCATGGACTTCCCCTTCATTGAGTTTACTTTGTCAGTGTTCATGGACTTCCCCTTCATTGAGTTTACTTTGTCAGTGTTCATGGACTTCCCCTTCGTCGAGTTTACTTTGTCAGTGCTCATGGACTTCCCCTTCATTGAGTTTACTTTGTCAGTGTTCATGGACTTCCCCTTCATTGAGTTCACTTTGTCAGTGTTCATGGACTTACCCTTCATTGAGTTTACTTTGGAgcttgatatttttgttacattttttactACTGAACGAAATTtacttttacataaattatttaagaaatgactgtaatattttttctgtctatgaagaaataacataaaaaaggtggttcgcgttattcagtgtgcaccaaattttttatgttatttcttcatagacagaaaaaatattagtctttccttaaataaaaaaaaacggtgATTACCATACTGCTTTTTGTCTCGCTTTGACGGAGTAAATGCACATAGATATGATGTTTCCGGTgtcggcgtcaacaatgtattacaTGTAGTTTGTggttaggtctagtttatggtgaagcACAAGTGGcaggtcaatgatattttgtatgcaaTTGTATAACCATTGGTTTAACTCATTTCCAGGGAGATTGATTTGCCCTGACCCCTCAGTCACGATCTATTGactgaaacttttgcttagtttacatgtattaccAGTAgattgtgattaggtcagttaaaaaaaaattgaaaacaacacgtttaaaaatttcttgcgtccgaagcgcttttcaaGGTggaccattagtggtaggccaatgttaattggtattcagttgtataagtataatcacatcttatttccatggagattattggCCCCGCTTCCTcaatcatggtctattgactttgaaacattTGCTTAGtttaaatgtattagtttgtATGATTAGATCAGTTGAAATCATTTCTTTCTTATAAACATGAAATTCAGGGCAACCGATGAAAATCATTCATTTCATAGTGAATACACACACTTTTAAAACCCCCTTATTGATGAGGCACACATATTTTGTAAAGTAGCAGTTTCATCAGAGGAGAGATCTTAAATTTTGATTACCTACTACAAACTTGACAATATCCTCATGCTCTTTATCTTtgcagtaatataaaaaaaaatcgacaacATACTTGTTGAGTTTGTTATATTGATATAGACACGCGGGCGGTATTCCAATAGATACATATTGTACATCCCTACGGGTAGAATTGTTTTGTATTCATATGGAGCAGAATTCACACAGAACCTTGAACAAGACAAAAAATGTAGcaccttttcatttttatttagcaACATTCCATctgcgcctgcatacggagtatatatttcCTGGTTGATACGATACTCCAGGGCATGTATTTCCAATCATGATTTCGTTGATAGGGGTTGCTGGACACAgcgaagctattaaaccaaaagttctaagtgataaaattgaaataatttcttcgtgattttacggacgccaccacGAGATGGTTGAACCATTAcggaatatttgttttaaaatgatagcATATATGTTGCCAATGTCggaactacaatcccgttcctttTTCCGAACTTTCCCTACCGAGTAAGACTTAGTACAGGgtgtgtactaacatgagcaacacgacaggtggcACATGTGGAgtatgatctgcttacccttccggagcaccaacAAATGAAGTTTTAACGATCTTGACGGGCTATACAGCCCTTTCACGGTTGGTCCAGAACGCCTGAGATCACTTTCAGCTTTTGTAGGTTAGTtttgtcttaagttttctatgttgtgttttgtgaactattgtttgtctgttggtcatATCCtttttttagccaaggcgttgtcagtttttttcgacttatgagttggAATGTCCCTTTGTTGTCTTTCGCCACTCTTTTTCAACTCTCAAACTTCAGTTTTAGATATATAGATGATGCGTTGGTACTCAATGACCCACATATCAGAATTTTCAAGTATGCTTGAGATTAAGGATATTACCATTACTAGAAGTTATACTTACGAGCGTGATCCTAACCTGGATATTGAAACCGATGGATGATTTTAGACCAGAAActatgataatagttatcaaaggtaccttgattaaaatttaatacgccagacgcgcgtttcgtctacataagaataatcagtgacgctcagatcaaaatagttataaagccaaccaagtacaaagttgaagagcacggATACCAAATATTCCAaagagttgtgccaaatacggctaagtaaTTTATGCCAGGgatagtttttcgaaaaatttaaagttttgtaataggaaattcataaaaattaccACCAGAGTGCTGACTATGTTAAAGGTACGTAATGATATCAACTTTGAAATTATCAACTTCCAAATCATTACCAGTACCAAATTATCTGCGCCTTCTGGCATTTACGTAGAAACGTGCATGTTCATACTGCATGGTGTTCAATAACAGGGTTGTACTCTATACACAAAAACTGATCGAACAGATCCAAAGGTCCTAAAGGTATGGGAGGAAGTAGCATACcggtgtttaaaagtcataaaacgAATGAGTAAAAACAAACCAGTGTTACAAACCAAAAACCATGTCAACTATAAGAAAGACAAAGGAACAAccgaacactgaagtgcaacaaaaaaacaaacaaacgccAAAGTCACAAATAGACATAGAAACAAAATAACTACTATATTGCTGATTTTGTAAAggatattttagaaaaaaatggtgggttaaacctggtttcatggcatgtcaaacctcccgctttatgacaattgaaaaaaacaatgCCACACGAAGAGCGATTGAAATcgataattcatattttttttcagtcagCATCACGAATTATTAGAAGAAACATTAATCATtttttatctcgtaattacgagatgaTTATCGCGTAATTACAAGTTAAGATTAGTTTTCTcgtaattaaatattttgttttacccGAAACGAATAGGCGTTCGTAGTGTAATTTATTAATACGATTCTGAATTTTATATAAGAAAAGTAATGAGATGGTGAATTCGATCTAACAATTAAACCTGGGGCATAATAGTTTAAAGATTAGAAAATTCAAATGTCTTAacgttgctgcaaaattgcagaCCTTAAGAAAAAATTTGAGAATCCATATCTAATTGACACCACTGGttgaatatatctcatcacaaaATTTTTGAAGCTAGAAATAGTAGTAAGCACTTAAAAAGATGTGTAGTCGAAAATCGATGATCTAGCTATATATTATTCTTTATACAGAGTGTTGTTAAGTTGTGGTATTCAGTATAATAGACGTAGATTTCTTTATCTTCTTTAATGTTATTACCAATGGAAAGAAGGGCAGATTTGTGATTTTGTAAATTATCATACTTTCTGAATGATGTTTAAGAATATACAATTACCAGCTGTGCTATTTATTGCAAGGTCTtttgtgagacattgcaaataatgttttttaatgtACGAGGACACAATTATTGGAgactttatctgctggaacaacaaCACACTTGCCATGCAAAGAGAATCGAGCATCAACACCCCACGGGTTCTTGGATGGGTGAGAAACTAAACCAGTTatagataccatgattgaaaGACACGCGTTTCGTGTAaaaaaaggctcatcagtgaccctcgaataaaaaaaaagccaaatcaagttcgaagttgaagagtataTAAACCCGTATACTTCAGTTTAAATCACATCTAACCAATCTTTATTGCTATCCGTAGGCAGAAAACCTGTTAAAGTATTTGATTTTACGAGACCCGAGATAAAACTTTTGATCTCCAACTCAATTCAAACATTCTACTACGAGAGCACTGACCTCTTCAACACAGATAAGcatttaatattttgttcatgTGCTCCATTCTGATCATATTTTTCCTATGATAATAAAACACCGAACAAATTGATGATCTCTTTAGTGGATTTAAAAGAGTCTAGTCCAACGATAAAATAATTTGACGCATGTACATGTTTAGACAAATCTGCAAACATACTTCCTATTCTTAAATTAATAGTCGATTTAAACttgatattaataaacaaaacctTTTAAACATACACAAATGCAATATGCATGAATAACTTTCAATGGAAGAAAGCTTATTTATGTTTATTGAATTCTATTCTTATATCGAATAATTAAATCAGAAATTTCCAGTACTAAGAAAACGAAACAATTTCAAAAAATGATCCTGACACCCACActcattttaatatttaaaaaggcaAAAAGGGCTAACAAGTGTTTTATCCGAAcataatttttgtacatttttaattGTATCTATCACTTTATCATTAAGATGTCTGAGGACGAAACAAAAAACCCTTTAATTGTTGGAATAGATAATTTCTTTCAATTTCCTTTGCGTGTCCGAATGACAACAGCAATAATTCCAGTAGGACTTATTTTCCTCATCGGTGGATTGGGTAGTCCGTCGTGGTCAAGGTCAGAATTGTCTCAACTTGGACTGTGGAAATATTGTGTATTTTCTGACATATTTACTTGCTGTGATAATTTACCGGGCGGGTCACCAGGTAAGGCTGATagaaagtttattttattttatctgtttaaacgTGACTGTTGAAAAGGTATATTTTGCACAAACTTAATGGATTTATTCGcgcaaatgtgaaaaatttccaTTATCTATTTCACTATAttctatatacaaaaaataaaatattgaaataatcgTTTAGAATCTTCAAAGTTTTGTACAATGCAATTCGCTTATATCTTCAATAATCAGATAAaccatacaatataaaaaagaagatgtggtatgtttgccaatgagacaactctacacaagagaccaaaatgacaccaaaagtatcaactataggtcaccgtacggccttcaacaattagcaaagcccataccgtagtgagctatataaggccccgaaatgacgatgtaaaacgATTCAGATGAGAAaactaatgcccgcgtcacactcccgatttttacgccgatggcaacacgattatgaaaattttcaaaatcgggactgatcgtatccagatcgggctattcgtagtgccatctttaaccatcgtagaaccatcggccactttttctagccttcggggacaacttcgggaagggttctaaattttttaacatgttaaaaaatccccgaaggtgcatccgatgttgagggttcgtatgtgagttcgtatcaccatcctcaccatcgtaatgtcaccggaaatgcatctttgaacatcgtattgcattcgtgtttccatcgtttccatcgggcagttttggcataacgatgtctacacgaatgaatcacgaagctacccgaaggtcttacgatggcaacacgacttcgtgaagacctcgtaatcccgtcgtgatgccatcgaataaaagtacgaaggtgaaAAGATGGAtttacgacggcaataaatccagctaaatgtaagttaattttcgcgctttaatacatttaaagtgccatgcgcgatatgcactggtcagtctaatacgacagttaagaaagacgttcacaaaacatggagctcatatcatatgattctatgagaacaagaaaggcgacagcgttgtttctattaattcaaatggaacaagaagagcaggtattacaggctcgggatttacttttacaaataaaatattattttttgtcaatttttcatatcaaataacataatgaaaatcataaacgcgcctcgtataccaacactgcaggtacacgtatatagggaaacc
It includes:
- the LOC139510986 gene encoding uncharacterized protein, which encodes MKGKSMNTDKVNSMKGKSMNTDKVNSMKGKSMSTDKVNSTKGKSMNTDKVNSMKGKSMNTDKVNSMKGKSMNTDKVNSMKGKSMNTDKVNSMKGKSMNTDKVNSMKGKSMNTDKVNSMKGKSMYRAPKETQ